One Branchiostoma floridae strain S238N-H82 chromosome 15, Bfl_VNyyK, whole genome shotgun sequence DNA window includes the following coding sequences:
- the LOC118431909 gene encoding uncharacterized protein LOC118431909, with protein MLRVCQKLRAADAKSKRLGLVRTETDYLRVLLDAMADMDRYAEVEVLKTLGDVNLEKGRLEKNPEKLGRAMVLYRTALLRCKDADVGESLEYRYHYVYAEKLRLGQGSTATSRYEPLTTAKRMSSLAKVAEKFLHMDRRLTVDDNKESLLIEYTKLVVEGIVNCDSMSEVEAIKSLGDVYLKRGTETRDAPCLTKATALYNTALSRCEGVQGKMALIHRLLYTAKIRQGTKRSGNKSRRHRAQRKRPWDFPVTSPNTDVIGDSKRQRCDMPYQEHLSTGDRALADGKLNEAEQNFASALRLIHDPKKTDRCKEADCLCRLGDVYVQRGKTTKEGRKFTQAAALYNAAMARTDENKYSVTRKLQEIEQLFFHYTANVDAKPVPSDLAIRHKKQLEEMRIRAKSQLDAIDQQHNPYQYDEDDPVMITVEAERAEAVKALFKNITKDRQMFIEDLVNECIATLGTPPCKYAFIGLGSQATELVTPYSDLEFAILIEEGKDNDDTRRYFLNLTHYLHLKVINLGETILPAMAIPSLNDFPEKDWFFDSVTTRGFAFDGFMPWASKTPFGRDQTKTKPPVSLIQTPAEMATFQRLDVSVAEGYHLSDILRRVVYLSGEQVLVTEYMEKVKEITTGDLLSRSQSRLSAAQILVNNVEHLLHLEPTGQLLNVKKDIYRFPGVAIEILALCCQITLASTWSVIDELKEMGKIHDKNATHLTVLTSISAELRLRAYLNNGGQEDSMSPLIQMKYQSKPQEVSDTTLRSVFQIPDIQVLFRYYCRSIPLKKCMPNIYQGQEKSVLKMTIFDISHECSGGISRQLCLYGRAKNHLKAALEDAGNDMIKRSKILEQLGTLWAFFDDRKTGVRFYEESLRLRKSIYGDNTAHPDIAALLHNLGLSWRELGDHKKAMSYYQQSLTMKRTIYGDNTAHPNIALSLNSIGSCWTELGGNKKDITYYEQSLSMTKTIYGDNTVHPYIAMILNNLGCCWHIHGDPRKATSYHQQSLTMRKTIYGSQTAHPDIAQSLNNLGESWVELGDYKKGTNYQEQSLSMKKTIYGDNTAHPGIAISLNDIGSSWVKLGDYKKAVSYFEESLTMQKTIFGNNTAHPNIAASLLNLGLSWSELGDKKKTISYYEQSLTMQKTIYGNNTAHPNIAASLLNLGLSWSKLGDQKKAISYYEQSLTMQKTTYGDNTAHPHIAKSLNNLGSSWNELGDYKKAICFFEQSLTMQKIIYGDNKAHPHIATTLNNLGLPCSELGDYKKAISYFEQSLSMKKTIYGENTAHPDIAASLGNLGSSWGNLGDYKKAISYFEKTLTMLKTIYGDNMAHPDIATTLYNLQSTWTKIGDHERAMEYKQQSQNMQRAFDV; from the exons ATGTTGCGAGTCTGCCAGAAACTTCGTGCTGCCGACGCCAAGAGTAAGAGACTCGGACTGGTGCGTACCGAGACAGACTACCTCCGTGTCCTGCTGGACGCCATGGCCGACATGGACAGGTATGCGGAAGTGGAGGTGCTCAAAACTCTGGGCGACGTAAACTTGGAAAAGGGACGACTCGAGAAGAACCCGGAGAAGTTGGGCAGAGCCATGGTGCTGTACAGGACCGCACTGCTCCGGTGTAAAGACGCAGATGTGGGAGAAAGTCTAGAATATCGTTACCACTATGTCTATGCCGAGAAACTAAGATTAGGGCAAGGGTCAACCGCTACAAGTAGGTATGAGCCCCTTACTACCGCCAAGAGAATGTCTTCGCTCGCAAAAGTGGCCGAGAAGTTCCTACACATGGACCGAAGATTGACTGTTGACGACAACAAGGAGTCTTTACTGATTGAATACACCAAGTTAGTGGTAGAAGGGATCGTGAACTGTGACAGCATGTCAGAAGTGGAAGCGATCAAGAGTCTCGgcgacgtgtacctgaaaagaggaacagaaactagagacGCGCCTTGTTTGACTAAGGccactgctctgtacaacactgCACTGTCACGGTGTGAGGGGGTACAGGGCAAAATGGCACTCATTCACCGCTTACtgtacacagcaaaaatcagaCAAGGAACCAAGAGGAGTGGAAATAAG AGTCGTAGGCACAGAGCACAACGAAAACGGCCATGGGACTTCCCAGTGACGTCACCCAACACTGATGTCATCGGTGACTCAAAACGTCAACGGTGTGACAT GCCTTACCAGGAGCACCTGTCTACAGGGGACCGCGCACTGGCTGATGGGAAACTGAACGAGGCAGAACAGAACTTTGCTTCTGCTCTCAGGCTGATTCACG ATCCTAAAAAAACCGATCGATGTAAAGAGGCCGACTGTCTGTGCAGACTGGGTGACGTCTACGTCCAGCGtggcaaaacaacaaaagaaggtAGGAAATTCACACAGGCAGCAGCTCTGTACAACGCAGCCATGGCTAGAACGGACGAGAATAAATACAGTGTGACAAGAAAACTGCAGGAGATAGAGCAATTGTTTTTCCATTACACGGCAAATGTGGACGCAAAACCTGTTCCTTCTGATTTGGCCATACGTCACAAAAAGCAGTTAGAAGAGATGCGCATCCGTGCAAAGTCACAACTAGACGCCATTGATCAACAACACAATCCGTACCAATACGACGAGGATGATCCAGTCATGATAACAGTCGAGGCTGAGAGAGCCGAAGCAGTCAAGGCTTTATTCAAGAACATCACCAAGGATAGACAGATGTTTATTGAGGACCTTGTTAATGAATGTATTGCCACACTTGGTACTCCTCCGTGTAAGTACGCTTTCATCGGGTTAGGCTCACAGGCAACAGAACTGGTCACGCCCTACTctgacctggagttcgccattctgattgaggaGGGGAAGGACAATGACGACACACGGCGGTACTTCCTAAACCTCACACACTACCTACACCTGAAAGTCATCAACCTCGGAGAGACCATTCTCCCAGCCATGGCCATCCCCTCATTGAACGATTTTCCAGAGAAAGACTGGTTCTTTGACTCTGTCACAACACGTGGATTTGCATTCGACGGCTTCATGCCATGGGCTAGTAAGACTCCATTTGGACGAGACCAGACCAAGACCAAGCCTCCCGTCAGCCTTATCCAGACCCCTGCCGAAATGGCAACGTTTCAGCGGCTAGACGTTTCTGTGGCAGAAGGGTACCACCTGTCCGACATCCTCAGACGAGTTGTTTACTTGTCGGGAGAACAGGTCCTCGTGACAGAGTACATGGAAAAAGTCAAGGAAATCACCACGGGTGATCTACTCTCGCGTTCCCAGTCCCGTCTGTCTGCAGCGCAAATCTTGGTGAATAATGTAGAGCATCTTCTCCACCTTGAGCCCACCGGACAACTgttaaatgtcaagaaagacATCTATCGTTTTCCGGGTGTAGCTATTGAAATACTAGCTTTGTGTTGTCAGATCACCCTCGCTAGCACATGGAGTGTGATAGATGAATTAAAAGAAATGGGAAAGATCCATGACAAGAATGCTACCCACCTTACAGTATTGACCAGCATCTCGGCAGAGCTCCGGTTAAGAGCATACTTGAATAACGGGGGACAAGAAGACAGTATGTCCCCTCTTATCCAGATGAAATACCAGTCAAAACCGCAAGAGGTATCTGATACTACACTGCGTTCGGTGTTCCAAATTCCAGACATACAAGTTCTTTTTAGATACTACTGCAGGTCTATCCCTTTGAAGAAATGTATGCCAAACATTTACCAGGGCCAGGAAAAAAGtgtattgaaaatgacaatCTTTGATATCTCCCATGAATGTTCAGGTGGAATATCAAGACAACTATGTCTGTATGGTAGAGCCAAAAACCATCTGAAAGCAGCATTAGAAGACGCCGGTAACGACATGATCAAACGTTCGAAAATTCTTGAACAATTGGGGACCCTCTGGGCCTTCTTCGATGATAGGAAAACGGGAGTTAGGTTCTATGAAGAGTCACTTAGGTTACGTAAAAGTATCTacggagacaacacggcacatcctgacattgccgcGTTACTACACAACCTTGGACTGTCTTGGAGAGAACTAggtgatcacaagaaagctATGAGCTACTATCAACAGTCACTAACGATGAAGagaactatctatggagacaacacggcacatccgaaCATTGCCTTGTCACTAAACAGCATTGGATCGTGTTGGACTGAACTCGGTGGTAACAAGAAAGATATAACCTACTACGAACAGTCTCTGTCGATGAcaaaaactatctatggagacaacacggtaCATCCGTACATTGCCATGATACTAAACAACCTTGGGTGTTGTTGGCATATACACGGTGATCCCAGGAAGGCTACCAGCTACCACCAACAGTCACTAACGATGAGAAAAACTATCTATGGGTCCCAAACGGCACATCCGGATATTGCCCAGTCACTTAACAACCTGGGGGAGTCTTGGGTTGAACTCGGAGATTATAAGAAAGGTACCAACTACCAGgaacagtcactatcgatgaaaaaaactatttatggagacaacacggcacatccgggcATTGCCATTTCATTAAACGACATTGGATCATCTTGGGTTAAACTGGGTGATTACAAAAAAGCTGTCAGCTACTTTGAAGAGTCATTAACGATGCAGAAAACTATTTTTGGaaacaacacggcacatccgaaCATTGCCGCCTCACTACTAAACCTTGGATTGTCTTGGAGTGAACTTGGTGataagaagaaaacaattagCTACTACGAACAATCACTAACGATGCAGAAAACTATTTATGGaaacaacacggcacatccgaaCATTGCCGCCTCACTACTAAACCTTGGATTGTCTTGGAGTAAACTCGGTGATCAGAAGAAAGCAATTAGCTACTACGAACAATCACTAACGATGCAGAAAACTacctatggagacaacacggcacatcctcACATTGCCAAGTCACTAAACAACCTTGGATCGTCTTGGAATGAACTCGGTGATTACAAGAAAGCTATCTGCTTCTTCGAACAATCACTAACGATGCAGAAAAtcatctatggagacaacaagGCACATCCGCACATTGCCACGACACTAAACAACCTTGGATTGCCTTGCAGTGAACTAGGTGATTAcaagaaagctatcagctactTCGAACAGTCACTGTCGATgaagaaaactatctatggagagaacacggcacatccggacattgccgcaTCACTGGGCAACCTTGGATCGTCTTGGGGTAACCTCGGTGATTAcaagaaagctatcagctactTTGAAAAGACATTAACTATGCTGAAAAccatctatggagacaacatggcacatccggacattgccacGACACTTTACAACCTGCAATCAACATGGACCAAAATTGGTGATCATGAGAGAGCGATGGAGTACAAGCAACAATCACAAAATATGCAGAGGGCTTTTGATGTCTGA
- the LOC118431910 gene encoding uncharacterized protein LOC118431910 has translation MTAEDINDPPPKHSPRGVALVVVAWVTYIVTLAMNALNGVNLIPGLFLSTIGNVSDKYDNEVVPSGWVFSIWGFIYAWNFAWLIYVTSCLFRKHSGGYFYVTPELFPPAFYVIWYVNNFLNIAWLFVWDREVLIAAAVVLALCPFTLYILLFISYRRLDQNGPWLAENSPVDLWLTRGLVHNGLAIYATWTSIATLLNLDIVLIYVGGFSDEDVSTGMFTVLLVEILVWFFLENFVLDRYCRYTLVPYVVVVAALSGNLTKNWDPAKRNVIYVCVLLGVTALLLVVRVALVMWRHMTQPLYAKKGSTITMTSMSKITPEVEKTPL, from the exons ATGACTGCAGAGGACATCAATGACCCGCCGCCCAAACACAGCCCGAGGGGCGTGGCCCTGGTGGTGGTTGCCTGGGTAACCTACATCGTCACCCTTGCCATGAACGCACTGAACGGTGTTAACCTTATCCCAG GGTTGTTCCTCAGCACCATCGGAAACGTCTCCGACAAGTACGACAACGAGGTGGTGCCGTCCGGCTGGGTCTTCTCCATCTGGGGCTTCATCTACGCCTGGAACTTCGCCTGGCTCATCTACGTCACTTCCTGTCTCTTCCGGAAACACTCCGGGGGGTACTTCTACGTCACTCCCGAGCTCTTCCCTCCCGCCTTTTACGTCATCTGGTACGTCAACAACTTCCTGAACATCGCCTGGCTGTTCGTGTGGGATCGGGAGGTGCTGATCGCTGCCGCGGTGGTCCTCGCTCTCTGCCCCTTCACCCTCTACATCCTCCTCTTCATCTCCTACCGCCGGCTGGACCAGAACGGGCCCTGGCTGGCTGAGAACTCTCCCGTCGATCTCTGGCTCACGCGCGGGCTCGTCCACAACGGGCTGGCCATCTACGCCACCTGGACCTCCATCGCTACCCTCCTCAACCTCGACATCGTGCTCATCTACGTGGGAGGCTTCAGCGACGAGGACGTCTCAACCGGCATGTTCACGGTGCTTCTTGTGGAGATCCTCGTCTGGTTCTTCCTGGAGAACTTCGTCTTGGATCGGTACTGCCGCTACACCCTGGTGCCGTACGTGGTGGTGGTGGCCGCGCTTTCCGGAAACCTGACCAAGAACTGGGACCCCGCCAAGAGGAACGTCATCTACGTCTGCGTGTTGCTAGGCGTGACCGCCCTGTTGCTAGTGGTGCGCGTCGCCCTGGTGATGTGGCGTCACATGACGCAGCCGTTGTACGCCAAGAAGGGTAGTACCATCACCATGACGTCAATGTCTAAGATAACACCAGAGGTGGAGAAAACACCTCTGTAA
- the LOC118432497 gene encoding uncharacterized protein LOC118432497, with protein sequence METIKSGFVHQPAKIAMIAGAWVTYIIMVIFNAISASGIDRNLFNSTQRQISDKYYNDFVPAGWTFSIWGFIYAWNALWLLYVTSTIFRKTSEGYVYIVSDLLPWYFFVAWYLNNIVNVIWLFVFDLESLIASVCVVALVPFTLYICLIASYRQVDRRGVWLTENLPWDLWLTRAFVHNGLAIYATWTTIATLLGLGIALIYPGGLDNTDVCTAMFALLLVEVLVWFVLENFVLDRFCRYTLVIWLVVIIALIGSLVEHWGPEKRNSIFTAALLGFAMFLFLIRICLVIYRHCKYPLYKKHIFPSTVEGKSNGTFTMT encoded by the exons ATGGAAACCATAAAGTCCGGATTCGTGCACCAGCCCGCCAAAATCGCGATGATCGCGGGAGCCTGGGTCACTTACATCATCATGGTCATCTTCAACGCCATCTCTGCCAGCGGCATCGACAGAA ATCTGTTTAACAGCACCCAGCGGCAGATATCCGACAAGTACTACAACGACTTTGTCCCAGCCGGCTGGACCTTCTCCATCTGGGGGTTCATCTACGCCTGGAACGCGCTGTGGCTTCTCTACGTCACCAGCACCATCTTCCGCAAGACGTCCGAGGGGTACGTCTACATCGTGTCCGATCTGCTGCCGTGGTACTTCTTCGTCGCCTGGTACCTTAACAACATCGTCAACGTCATCTGGTTGTTCGTCTTCGACTTAGAGTCTCTCATAGCGTCCGTCTGTGTCGTTGCTCTTGTCCCCTTCACCCTGTACATCTGTCTGATCGCTTCATACCGCCAGGTGGACAGGCGCGGCGTGTGGCTAACAGAGAACCTGCCGTGGGACCTCTGGCTCACACGGGCGTTTGTCCACAACGGCCTGGCCATCTACGCCACCTGGACAACTATCGCCACCCTCCTCGGGCTTGGCATCGCTCTTATCTATCCCGGCGGGCTAGACAACACCGACGTCTGTACCGCCATGTTCGCTCTCCTTCTAGTCGAAGTTCTGGTCTGGTTTGTTCTTGAGAACTTCGTTCTTGATCGCTTCTGTCGCTACACATTGGTCATCTGGTTAGTGGTGATCATTGCGCTGATTGGTAGTCTGGTGGAACACTGGGGCCCTGAGAAGAGGAACAGCATCTTCACTGCTGCCCTTCTCGGGTTCGCCATGTTCCTCTTTCTTATCCGCATCTGCCTTGTTATCTATCGCCACTGCAAATATCCGCTGTATAAGAAGCATATCTTTCCGAGCACAGTCGAGGGAAAAAGCAACGGCACTTTTACAATGACTTAG
- the LOC118431555 gene encoding uncharacterized protein LOC118431555 — protein sequence MEEGKEQPPRHKPLGIVLIVFAWFTYVIRLTIGYFRQFDVIKGFVKQYAAQRKAKQFAYVFRLVFSWLRQSAATCSQLQCIDNYNDTVLCFSTGLFSSTVGNTSRFFPNEIVPAPWVFDIWLVIYGWGFLWLIYVTVCVCRKNSRGYFYVTPELFPPIFYVTWYVNNFFILSWTFLNDSLQRVGATMLLALIAFSLYYMLYISYRRVDQNGPWLTENAPVDLWLIRALVHNGLAIYGTWVTIATLVGFSNVLTYESGYDNEDVSTGMLGLLLAIILVWFVLENFVFERYCRYTLVPFVVVVVALSGLIDKYIRFTGSLEKRNAIFACVMLGVSSLVLVVRFSLVLWRHVTQPLYVNTVKTTSVKKSELNGGFTTEL from the exons ATGGAGGAAGGCAAAGAACAGCCGCCCCGACACAAGCCTCTGGGCATCGTGCTGATCGTGTTCGCCTGGTTCACCTATGTCATCAGGCTGACTATCGGCTATTTTAGACAGTTTGACGTTATTAAGG GTTTTGTGAAACAATACGCCGCGCAGAGAAAGGCTAAACAATTCGCCTACGTGTTCAGACTGGTGTTCAGCTGGCTCAGGCAATCAGCCGCT ACATGTTCGCAACTTCAGTGCATTGACAATTACAACGATACTGTATTATGTTTCTCTACAGGTCTGTTCTCGAGCACCGTTGGCAACACCTCCCGCTTCTTTCCGAACGAGATCGTGCCGGCTCCGTGGGTCTTCGACATCTGGTTGGTCATCTACGGCTGGGGCTTCCTCTGGCTCATCTACGTCACGGTCTGCGTCTGTCGTAAAAACTCCCGCGGCTACTTCTACGTCACTCCCGAGCTCTTTCCTCCCATCTTTTACGTCACCTGGTACGTCAATAACTTCTTCATCCTCTCCTGGACCTTCCTCAATGACTCGCTCCAACGTGTAGGCGCTACCATGCTCCTCGCTCTCATCGCTTTCTCTCTCTACTACATGCTGTACATCTCCTACCGTCGTGTGGATCAGAACGGGCCCTGGCTGACCGAGAACGCACCGGTAGACCTCTGGCTCATTCGCGCTCTCGTTCACAACGGGCTGGCCATCTACGGTACCTGGGTCACCATCGCTACCCTTGTAGGTTTCAGTAATGTCCTTACCTATGAGAGTGGCTACGACAACGAGGATGTGTCCACGGGCATGCTGGGCTTACTGCTAGCAATCATCCTCGTCTGGTTTGTCCTGGAGAACTTCGTCTTCGAGCGGTACTGCCGATACACCCTGGTGCCATTTGTGGTGGTGGTCGTCGCGCTTTCGGGCCTTATTGACAAGTACATCCGATTCACCGGCAGCTTGGAGAAGAGGAACGCCATCTTCGCGTGCGTGATGCTAGGCGTATCCTCCTTGGTGTTGGTGGTTCGCTTCTCATTGGTGCTCTGGCGTCACGTGACGCAGCCGCTGTACGTCAACACCGTCAAGACGACGTCGGTGAAGAAGTCGGAACTGAACGGAGGGTTCACAACAGAGCTTTGA
- the LOC118432079 gene encoding uncharacterized protein LOC118432079 yields METGKSGFQHQPAKIAMIVGAWLSFIVMVTFNALSASGASKGLFNSTQGELSDKYYNDLVPAGWTFSIWGFIYAWTALWLLYITTTIFRKTSEGYVYIVSDLLPWYFFVAWYINNACNVAWLFVFDREQLVLSACVLAIIPFSLYLCLFASYRQVDKRGVWLTENASVDLWCTRAFVHNGLAIYATWTTIATLLNFGIALIYTGGFDNTDVVTGLLAVLLVEVLGWYVLENFVLDRYCRYNLIIWVVVIVALTGSLVEHWGPEKRNSIFTAILIGLTAFLYLIRLCLVVYRHFNKPLYKKFVLPTTEQGKNNGTFNMA; encoded by the exons ATGGAGACTGGGAAGTCCGGATTCCAGCACCAGCCGGCTAAGATCGCCATGATCGTGGGCGCCTGGCTCTCCTTCATCGTCATGGTCACGTTCAACGCGCTGTCTGCCAGCGGAGCTAGCAAAG GTCTGTTTAACAGCACACAAGGCGAACTGTCTGACAAGTACTACAACGACCTGGTCCCTGCCGGCTGGACCTTCTCCATCTGGGGGTTCATCTACGCCTGGACCGCACTGTGGCTGCTCTACATCACAACCACCATCTTCCGCAAGACGTCCGAGGGGTACGTCTACATCGTGTCCGATCTGCTGCCGTGGTACTTCTTCGTCGCCTGGTACATCAACAATGCCTGCAACGTCGCCTGGCTCTTCGTCTTCGACCGGGAACAGCTCGTACTTTCCGCCTGCGTTCTCGCTATCATTCCCTTCTCTCTCTACCTCTGTCTGTTCGCTTCCTACCGCCAGGTGGACAAGCGCGGCGTGTGGTTGACAGAGAACGCTTCCGTCGACCTGTGGTGCACCCGCGCATTTGTCCACAACGGCCTGGCCATCTACGCTACCTGGACAACTATCGCCACCCTCCTCAACTTCGGCATCGCTCTAATCTACACCGGCGGCTTCGACAACACGGACGTCGTCACCGGTCTGCTCGCTGTCCTTCTAGTCGAAGTTCTTGGCTGGTATGTTCTCGAGAACTTCGTGCTTGACCGCTACTGTCgctataacttgatcatctggGTTGTGGTGATCGTTGCTCTCACCGGGAGCCTGGTGGAACACTGGGGGCCTGAGAAGAGGAACAGCATCTTTACCGCTATCCTTATTGGCCTGACCGCCTTCCTGTACCTTATTCGCCTCTGTCTTGTTGTCTATCGCCACTTCAATAAGCCTCTGTATAAGAAGTTTGTGCTACCCACCACAGAGCAGGGTAAGAACAATGGCACCTTCAACATGGCTTAA
- the LOC118431968 gene encoding uncharacterized protein LOC118431968: MAVDAQFTMEESKEHKHKPLGIVLIVFAWITYVIRLVFSFLRQSGAVKGLFITSEGNISRQFPNEIVPAPWVFMYIWVIIYAWGFLWIIYVTVCICRKTSRGYLYVTPELFPTSFYVTWYVNNLFIFAWVFLDDSLQRVGAAMLLALSALSLYYMMYISYRRVNQNGSWLTENAPVDLWLIRALVHNGLAIYATWVTIATLLSFGSCLTYESGYDNEDVSTGMLVLLVAIILAWFFLENFVVERYCRYTLVPYVVVVVALSGLIDKYITFTGGLEKRNAILSCVLLGVSSLVLVLRFSLVIWRHVTQPLYVNTVKTTSVKMSQLNGGYTTEP, from the exons ATG GCTGTCGATGCTCAGTTTACCATGGAGGAAAGCaaagaacacaaacacaagccACTGGGCATCGTGCTGATCGTCTTCGCCTGGATAACCTACGTTATCAGGCTGGTGTTCAGCTTCCTTAGACAATCAGGCGCTGTTAAGG GGTTATTCATCACCAGCGAAGGCAACATCTCCCGCCAGTTTCCAAACGAAATCGTGCCGGCTCCTTGGGTCTTTATGTACATCTGGGTGATCATCTACGCCTGGGGCTTTCTCTGGATCATCTACGTCACGGTCTGCATCTGTCGTAAAACTTCCCGTGGTTACCTCTACGTCACTCCCGAGCTCTTCCCAACCTCCTTCTACGTCACCTGGTACGTCAACAACCTCTTCATCTTCGCCTGGGTGTTCCTGGACGATTCACTACAACGTGTGGGGGCTGCCATGCTTCTTGCCCTCTCTGCCCTCTCCCTCTACTACATGATGTACATCTCCTACCGTCGAGTAAATCAGAACGGGTCCTGGCTGACCGAGAACGCCCCTGTTGACCTCTGGCTCATTCGGGCTCTCGTTCACAACGGGCTGGCCATCTACGCGACCTGGGTCACCATCGCTACTCTATTAAGCTTCGGCAGTTGTCTCACCTATGAGAGTGGCTACGACAACGAAGATGTGTCCACTGGCATGTTGGTTTTGCTGGTCGCAATTATCCTAGCGTGGTTCTTCCTGGAGAATTTCGTCGTTGAGCGGTACTGCCGCTACACCCTGGTGCCGTACGTGGTGGTGGTGGTCGCTCTCTCCGGCCTTATTGACAAGTACATCACGTTCACCGGTGGTTTGGAGAAGAGGAACGCCATCTTATCCTGCGTGTTGCTGGGCGTGTCCTCCTTGGTGTTGGTGCTTCGCTTCTCATTGGTGATCTGGCGTCACGTGACGCAGCCGCTGTACGTCAACACCGTCAAGACGACATCTGTGAAGATGTCACAACTGAACGGCGGGTACACAACAGAGCCTTAA
- the LOC118432587 gene encoding uncharacterized protein LOC118432587, producing the protein MTSEANMTMEEVDEKPQPPRHKPLGIVLIAFAWITYVIRVTFGYFRQFDVIKGLFSTTASNTSRLFPNEITPMSWVFNIWLAIYAWGVLWLLYVTVCICRKNSRGYFYVTPELFPTSFYVIWYFNNLFVLAWEFLNDSFQRVGATMLLALIAFTTFYMMYISYRRVDRNGHWLTKNAAVDLWLIRLLVHNGLAIYGTWVTLACLLGFGTVLTYESGYDNEDVSTGILGLLLAIILVWFVLENYVFERYCRYTLVPYVVVVVALSGTVDKFFKFYGGFEKRNAVVACALLAVSCLVLVVRFSLVIWRHVTQPLYVSTVKTTSVKMSELNGGYITEP; encoded by the exons ATG ACTTCTGAAGCCAATATGACCATGGAGGAAGTCGATGAGAAACCCCAGCCGCCCCGACACAAGCCTCTGGGCATCGTGCTGATCGCTTTCGCCTGGATAACCTACGTCATTAGGGTCACTTTTGGCTATTTTAGACAATTTGACGTCATTAAGG GTCTGTTCTCTACCACCGCCAGCAACACCTCCCGCCTGTTTCCAAACGAGATCACGCCGATGTCGTGGGTCTTCAACATCTGGTTGGCCATTTACGCCTGGGGCGTCCTCTGGCTCTTATACGTCACAGTCTGCATCTGTCGTAAGAACTCTCGCGGCTACTTCTACGTCACTCCCGAGCTCTTCCCAACCTCCTTCTACGTCATCTGGTACTTCAACAACCTCTTCGTCCTCGCCTGGGAATTCCTCAATGACTCATTCCAACGTGTGGGTGCTACCATGCTCCTCGCTCTCATCGCTTTCACCACCTTttacatgatgtacatctcCTACCGTCGGGTGGACCGGAACGGGCACTGGCTGACCAAAAACGCCGCCGTTGACCTGTGGCTCATTCGACTTCTCGTTCACAACGGCCTGGCCATCTATGGTACTTGGGTCACCCTTGCTTGTCTTCTAGGTTTCGGCACTGTCCTCACCTATGAGAGTGGCTACGACAACGAGGATGTGTCCACGGGCATACTGGGCTTACTGTTGGCAATCATCCTCGTGTGGTTTGTCCTGGAGAATTACGTCTTTGAGCGGTACTGCCGCTACACCCTGGTGCCGTACGTGGTGGTGGTGGTCGCGCTGTCCGGAACCGTCGACAAGTTCTTCAAGTTCTACGGTGGTTTCGAGAAGAGGAACGCCGTCGTCGCATGCGCGTTGCTAGCTGTGTCCTGCTTGGTGTTGGTGGTTCGTTTCTCATTGGTCATCTGGCGTCACGTGACGCAGCCGCTGTACGTCAGCACCGTCAAGACGACGTCGGTGAAAATGTCGGAACTGAACGGAGGGTACATAACAGAGCCTTAA